AATTAACAGTATATGGCTTAGAAATTGAAATTATTTAAACTTTCTTATTTCATAGCTTTCATTCTACTATATTAAAGCGTATATAGGTAGTCCGTATGATTAATCCTCCATTAATTCAACCTATAACACATAACATATTAATTACTTACTAAAACAACTACGTTTTCACTCTATTCTTCATCAAAATTTCTGACGATACAGGTTTCGCCTGTTAAAAACGGAGAAAATAAAGTAAGGAAATCATGTAAAATACACTTAAATATTCTGAATTTCATAATACAATTCATTTTTTTTAATTATCAGTTCCCCATGGATGCAAGCGTATCAGCATTTGTGAAAAAAAATATCAACTATGTGTGAAATAAGATAACATCGCATTAAATAAAACTATATATTAGTATCAAAACTAAAACACTTACACATGAACAATGAAAATTTTAGTACCCTTGAACTTCTTCACAAGCAATTCAGGTACCCTTTCCCAACACTAAAAAACCCGAACGCCGAACAATTGCAGGAAATCACTGAAAAACAATGGATTGACGGAGAGTATTTGTGGCTCTATGAACAAAACCCCAATCTCCGGAAAAAGTACAAAAAAACAAAAACGGCTCATATTGCAGCCCAGTGGTTTCCAACAGCATCACCGGAAAGATTCAAACCCATCTGCAGGCTGATGCTCTGGACCCTGTATAATGATGATCTTTACGAAGAAAGTAATCCAAAAGATATTGGACATGTACATGCCCAATCTATTGCAATCCTGAAAGGTGAAATTAATGCTGCAGATTCAGGAATACCTTTAGGTCCTATGCTAGCCTCATTGAGACAAGAGCTGTTAGACTTCATTCCAGAGGAATCGGTCTCCCGCTTTACACAAATGATCAGCAGATACTTTATAGGGTTGGAAACCGAATTAAAATATAAGCACAATAAAACTTATCCCAGCGTGGACGAATGTATTGCCCTGCGTGAAAATTCTATATGCCTTTATCCCTTTCTGCAGCTTACAGAAGTGGAAACTGGGATCACGCTTCCACAGGAAATACACGATCATCCGGTGATCATCCGTCTGCAGACTCTGGCCTGCCATCTGGTTACTTTTTTCAATGAGGTACAGTCTGTATTAAAAGATGAGGCAACAGACAGTATCTATTACAATATTGTAAAGGTAATTCAGCATGAACGTCAAATGTCTCTGAAAGAAGCCTGTCTTGAAGACTTACGTCTTCATAATGAAGATCTGAAAGAATTCATAGAATTACAAGCTTCTCTTCCGGATTTTGGTATATGGCAGGATGCAGTCGTGAACTGGGTACACTATATGAGTATGGTTCTTAGTGGATGGAAAAACATATCTACAAAGCTGGATCGTTATAATGCGATGGATTTTCCGGAGGCAAGAGAATTAAAAGAAAAGCTGGATCAAATATAATATCATCAATTAATTTTATTAAAAATAAAAAAATTAAACCCATGAGAAAAGAATTAATAGTCCCTCAATGTCATTACCCGTGGCCAACCGTAAACAGTCCTATTGCCAATGCCTTTGATGAGGAAGAAAAAAGCTGGTATGATGATGACTATACTTTTATTTCTGAAGAGGGAATAAAAAGATGCAAGCCCCAATTTCTATCCCGGGTTGCCACTTATATGAATCCTACCTGTGACAGCATAGAACGTATGCGCCCCTGTGCAAGGCTGATGATCTATATTACAATTTTTGATGACTATTTTGGATTAACACCGGCAAAAGAGCTGAAAGTCATGGCTGATCGGGTTTATGAAGTAATGATGGGTGACGAGCCTCTACCGGGTGAGATTGGAATTCTGCGGCAAATGGCACAGGCAAGAAAAGAGTGGATTGCCAATGGAATGCCTCAATTCTGGATCGAGCGTGTATCCATTAATTTTTATGAATTCATCATGTATGGTATGGCTGAGGAAATACCTTTCAAGCAAGCTGAAACCAGAACCTATCCTCTGCTCCCGCATTATCTTAGCTTCCGGAAATATTCCATCGGCATGTGGCCTTATGGAGATCTTATAGACCCTGCTATTGATTTTGCATTGCCTGTTCATGTTTACAATCATCCTATTGTGCAGCGCTGTAGAGAATTGCTGTCTTTGATAATTGTGATTCAGAATGACTTTGCTTCGCTGAAAAAAGAGCTTGAAATAGATACAGAAAGTCTGAATATTATCTTTATTCTAAGCCATCAGTACAAGCTGTCTTATCAGGAAGCATGTACAGAAGCTATGAGATTACATGATGCCTATGGTCAGGAGCTGGATGATCTTCATCAATCTCTGCCTGATTTTGGCGAATTTCAGGAAGCAGCTTATGATCACATCTATCACATCAAACTACAGATAAGCGGATGTGCAAATTGGTATTATAATTCGGGTACCAACCGATATGAGCCTAAAGGATTTATTGTCCCACAATATGGAAGAGAAGGTGATGACATTCTTATTCCGCACAGTATTTTTGTACAAAAATAGATCTGAAACCAATCCTAAATACTAAAACAAGAAAGAGAACCACCATGTGATTCTCTTTCTTTAGTAGCGGGAACCGGACTCGAACCGATGACCTTCGGGTTATGAGCCCGACGAGCTACCTACTGCTCCATCCCGCGGTGTATTTTTAGAGTGCTTACCGAAAGCACTTAACTTAGTAGCGGGAACCGGACTCGAACCGATGACCTTCGGGTTATGAGCCCGACGAGCTACCTACTGCTCCATCCCGCGGTGTATCTTTAGAGTGCCTACCGAAGGCACTAACTTAGTAGCGGGAACCGGACTCGAACCGATGACCTTCGGGTTATGAGCCCGACGAGCTACCTACTGCTCCATCCCGCGGTGTATTTTTAGAGTGCCTACCGAAGGCACTAACTTAGTAGCGGGAACCGGACTCGAACCGATGACCTTCGGGTTATGAGCCCGACGAGCTACCTACTGCTCCATCCCGCGGTGTATCTTTAGAGTGCTTACCGAAAGCACTTAACTTAGTAGCGGGAACCGGACTCGAACCGATGACCTTCGGGTTATGAGCCCGACGAGCTACCTACTGCTCCATCCCGCGGTGTATTTTTAGAGTGCCTACCGAAGGCACTAACTTAG
This genomic window from Chryseobacterium sp. MEBOG06 contains:
- a CDS encoding terpene synthase family protein — its product is MNNENFSTLELLHKQFRYPFPTLKNPNAEQLQEITEKQWIDGEYLWLYEQNPNLRKKYKKTKTAHIAAQWFPTASPERFKPICRLMLWTLYNDDLYEESNPKDIGHVHAQSIAILKGEINAADSGIPLGPMLASLRQELLDFIPEESVSRFTQMISRYFIGLETELKYKHNKTYPSVDECIALRENSICLYPFLQLTEVETGITLPQEIHDHPVIIRLQTLACHLVTFFNEVQSVLKDEATDSIYYNIVKVIQHERQMSLKEACLEDLRLHNEDLKEFIELQASLPDFGIWQDAVVNWVHYMSMVLSGWKNISTKLDRYNAMDFPEARELKEKLDQI
- a CDS encoding terpene synthase family protein, with amino-acid sequence MRKELIVPQCHYPWPTVNSPIANAFDEEEKSWYDDDYTFISEEGIKRCKPQFLSRVATYMNPTCDSIERMRPCARLMIYITIFDDYFGLTPAKELKVMADRVYEVMMGDEPLPGEIGILRQMAQARKEWIANGMPQFWIERVSINFYEFIMYGMAEEIPFKQAETRTYPLLPHYLSFRKYSIGMWPYGDLIDPAIDFALPVHVYNHPIVQRCRELLSLIIVIQNDFASLKKELEIDTESLNIIFILSHQYKLSYQEACTEAMRLHDAYGQELDDLHQSLPDFGEFQEAAYDHIYHIKLQISGCANWYYNSGTNRYEPKGFIVPQYGREGDDILIPHSIFVQK